Within Streptomyces antibioticus, the genomic segment AGACTCCCCAGAACACGAGGGCCGGGGCAGTCACATGTGCCAGTCCTGGCTCCCACTCCTTGCCCACAGTCAGCGCTGAGCGGTAGAGCTTCAGGATACTGTCCTTCATCGGGCCGTCTATGTGGCTGACCATCTCTTCGGCCGATTCAATGGGCACATCGAAGCCCGCCACCAGGTCCTGTGCGAGGGACATGGGCTCCAACTCGTCCATGTACCGGTCACCTTCGACGGGATCCTGCCAGATCTGGGCCAAAGGATGCCAAATGTACTGGTCGCTGACCGGGCCGTTACCGCCTGCCCACGTACTGACGAGGTCTGGCCGCAGGGAGGCTACTCGCGCAGTGAGAATGCAGCCCCAGTCGTGCCCCACCAGGTCCACGGGCCCGCCCACCTCCTCCAGTCGTTCGATGAGCCAGGTGACGTACTCCTCTTTCGAACACTCGAAGCCGGGAGGAAGCGGTGCGCCGAAGCCGGGAAGGTCCCACGCCTCGACGTCCGTGCGGGTCAGATGGTGGCGTACACCATCCCAGACGCGGTGTGTGTCGGGAACGCCATATATCAAGATTGCTGGCACAGCTCGAATCCTTCGTGTGAAGCCTGTGTCACAGAGCAACCGCTACTGACCAGTACCTGACCGCCTCACCGCCGCCTGTGCCGGACTGCACATCCTGGACCTGGTACGGAAGATGCAACACGGAAATAGTGTTGAGGGCAAACCTTGTCACATACTAGACGGAGGCGAGTCGGTATCAGTGTCATCGGGGTGTACCTCACGCACCTCTGGCCAGGTTCTGTCCATCCAGGGTTCAGGAAGACATGGATCAGACCGCTCGGAGGGCGGACTCTTGATCTGTTGTATCCGACCCACCGGGAGCTTTGAGATGAAGAAGTTGTCTGCCGTGTCCGTGCCTGATCTGCACGGCAAGATCGCAGTGGTGACCGGCGCGAGCGACGGCATCGGACTCAGGCTGGCCGAACGGCTCGCCCTGGCCGGTGCAGAGGTTGTACTGCCCATGCGCAGTGCGACCAAGGGAGCCGCTGCTTTGGATCGGATCAGGGCTGCTGCTCCAGAAGCAAGAGTGTCCTCCCGGGTCCTCGACTTGTCGTCCTTGAGCTCCGTTGCAGCCCTTGCCGACACACTGCTGGCAGAGGGCAGGCCGATCAACCTCATGGTCAACAACGCTGGTGTGATGGCACCGGCCACTCGGCACGAATCTGTGGACGGATTCGAGCTGCAGTTCGCCACCAATCATCTGGGCCATATGGCACTCACTGGGCGCCTGATGCCCCTGCTGCGCGCAGGCAAGGCGCGTGTGACGACCGTGACAAGCAGCGCCGCACGCACCAGCAAGATCAATTGGGGTGATCTGGAGAGCGTCAAGAACTACTCACCGGTGCGCTCGTACGGGGCATCGAAGCTGGCCAATCTCCTCTTCGCCCTCGAACTGGATCGCCGTAGTCGAGTTGCTGCGTGGGGAGTCGTCAGCAATGCCGCTCACCCCGGCACCACGCTGACCAACCTCTACGCGTCCGGCCCCAACCTCGGCCGCGCCAAGCCTGCCCCCCACGAAGCGATCATGAAGCGTCTTGCGAAGTGGGGCATGTTCGTTCATTCCGCTGAGGCCGGCATGCTTCCGCCGTTGTTCGCGCTGACGAGCCCGCAGGCCAGAGGGGGAGTTCTCTACGGCCCTGACGGTTTCGGCCAGTTCACGGGCAGTCCTACTCAGCTTGCTCTCTACAAGTCTGCGCGCAGTGCGGCTGATGCTGAGCGATTGTGGCAGGTGTCTGAGCGTCTGACGGGCGTCTCATTCGAGGCCGCCGTGTGAAGGCCAGAGGTCTCATGACCATCCATTTGACGAGGAGAGCAGGCAACTAGATGGACAGAGCCGGATTGGCAGCCTTCCTGCGCACCCGGCGTGAGGCTCTTCAGCCGGAGGACGTAGGGCTCCCCCGCGGTCGGCGTCGGCGTACCGGTGGCCTACGTCGGGAGGAGGTGGCGGCACTGGCCGATATGTCAGCTGACTACTACAGCAGGATCGAGCAACCGCGCGGCCCGAACCCTTCAGAGCAGATGTTGGCAAGCATCGCCCGCGGCCTGCATCTGTCCTTGGAGCAGCGTGACCATCTGTTTCAACTTGCCGGCTACGCCGCTCCCAGAAGGGTGCGTCGCAGTGATCACATCAACCCGGGCCTCATGCGGATCCTCGACCGGCTGGAGGACACTCCTGCTCAAGTGGTCAATCAGGTGGGCGAGACGCTGAGGCAAACGCCTTTGGCGGTTGCCCTGCTGGGCGAGGAGACCGCTTTGACGGGGCGGGCCAAGAGTGCGCACTATCGGTGGTTCACCGATCCCGCCTCTCGCACCCTCTATCCCGAGAGTGATCACGCCAGGCAGAGTCAGTTGCTGGTGGCCGATCTCTGGGGTGCGTATGCGCGAGACGGCAAGGACTCCCTGGTCGCCGATCTCGTGGAGGCACTACGGGCGGAAAGCGCAGATTTTTCCCTGCGTTGGAATGAGCACCCCGTTCTTGGACCGTACTGCGGGCCCAAACGGTTCCTGCATCCGAAGGTGGGGCCGCTGGAACTGCACTGCCAGACGCTCGTCGACCCTGACCAGTCTCAGCGTCTGTTGGTGTTCACCGCGGAGCCCGGCACGGAAGATTACGCGACCCTCGAGCTCCTGTCAGTGGTTGGGCAGACATAAGGCGGACATCGTCCTGGGCAGCCACCGGAACCGCGAGGTCACGGCTTTCTGATGCCGAGCGGCGAAGCGGGTCCGGCGTCGAAGCGCCCCTTCGTGTCACGTTTCCATCGGCTCCGCGGTCAATAGTGCGTAACCGCATATCGGCTAGGAGCAGACATGGATTCGCGTCTCGACTACTTCGGCAACCCCCTCGCGGGCAAGGTGCTGAAGCACATCAACTCGGCGGGCAAGGTGGCCTCGGAGTCCGGGCTGCCGTTCGCCACGCAGGAGCTGGTGAAGATCCGTGCCAGCCAGATCAACGGGTGTGGCTTCTGCACGGACATGCACACCAAGGACGCCGCGGCCGGCGGGGAGACCCCGGATCGACTCAACCTGGTCGCTGCCTGGCGTGAAGCCACGGTCTTCACCGAGGCTGAGCGTGCGGCTCTGGAGCTCGCTGAGCAGGGCACACGGATCGCCGACGCCGCAAGTGGCGTCACCGACGAAGCATGGGCGAACGCCGCGAACCACTACGACAACGAGCAGCTCGTCGCGCTCATCTCGCTCATCGCGATCATCAACGCGTACAACCGCATCAACGTGATCAACCAGCAGCCTGCCGGCAGCTACCAGCCCGGCCAGTTCGGCTGACGGAAGGCATCTGGCGCATCGGCCAGGCACATACGGTCCGTCTCCACGTCCCCGGCCCCTCGGCGTGGAGACGGACTTTCCAGCAGGCGCCATACGCGCCCTCGGCGCGGTCACCCCAAACGCCCCCCAAGCAGCCCGGCCAGCCCGCCTGGTTCAGTCCTGGAGGGTGGCGAGCCAGTCGGTCAGCAGGCTGTTGACCTCGTTGGGGCGTTCCTGCTGGATCCAGTGGCCGCAGCCGTCCAAGAGGTAGGAGGCGGACAGGGCGGGGAGAGTGGTGGGGTAGGCGTCGATGGCGTCAGCCATCCAGGTGGTGGATGCGTCCAGTGCGCCGCCGACGAACAGGGACGGCTGTTTGATCGGGGCTCCGCGGTGGGGTGCGAGGTCTTCCCAGTCGCGGTCCATGTTGCGGTAACGGTTGAGAGCGCCGGTCAGGCCGGTGCGCTCGAACTCCCCGGCGTAGACGTCGAGGTCGTCCTCGCTCAGCCAGGCCGGGAGAACCCCGGCGGGGAAGCGGTCGCGCAGCCGGCCGCCGCGGGTGACGAAGTGAGGGTCGGGTTCGCCCTCGGCCGGCATGGTGTCGGCGGACAGGGCTGCGTAGAAGCCGGCGAGCCAGCCTCGGATGTCGGGCTCGATCTCCGCCTCGGCACGGCCGGGCTCCTGGAAGTAGGAGACGTAGAACTCCTGCTCGGGGCCGCCGATCTGGCCGAAGACATCGGTGGGGCGGGGACCGCCGGGCGGTGCGTACGGGACACTCAGCAGGCCGACGGCGCGGAAGACCTCGGGGTGCAGCAGGGCGGAGGCGGCGGCGATGTTGGAGCCCCAGTCGTGGCCGATGAGTACCGCGTTCTCCTCGCCGAGGGCGCGCACGACGGCGGCGTTGTCCTCCACCAGGTCGAGCATGCGGTATCCGTCGGTCGCCTGCGGCTTGGAGGAGCGGCCGTAGCCGCGTACGTCGATCGCCACCGCCCGGTAGCCGGCCGCGGCGAGGGCCGGGAGTTGGTGGCGCCAGGAGTACCAGGACTCGGGGAAACCGTGCACGAGCAGGACCAGCGGGCCGGTGCCCTGCTCGACCAGGTGCAGGCGTCCGGCCGGGGCCTCGACGGTGCGATGGCGGAGCTCGGCGGTCGGCTCGGGCTGCATGGGCTTCTCCTCGGTTCGCGGGCGGCCGGCGGGTACCCATCGATCATGCGGCGCGGCGGCCCCTCGGCGCGATCAGCGTTGCCATTCTGGCAAGATCACAGGACAGAGCGCTGGATCGGCACAGCAAGAAGGAGCGGGAAGGGTGGCAGTCGACGACGTGGACGGCACGCTGGCCGCGATGGGGCCCCGGTTGCGGGCCGCGCGCGAGCACTACGGAGCGACGCTCGCCGGTGTCAGCTTCGCGACCGGCATCTCGACCAGCACGCTGTCCCGGATCGAGACCGGTCGGCGCAAGCCCACCCTGGAGGTGCTGCTGCACCTGTCGAAGGAATACGGCGTCTCCCTGGACGAGCTGGCCGGCACCGCGCCCGGCACCGGGGCCGAGCCGCGTGCTACGACGCCGCTGAGCTTCGGCGACGGCAAGGCGGTGCTGCCGCTGACCCGGTACGTCGGCGGCCTGCACGCCCACAAGCACGTCCTGCCCGCCCTCGAGAACCCGCCCGCGCGGCCCCGTCAGGTCTCCCACGACGGCCATGAGTGGCTGTGCGTCCTGTACGGGCGGCTGTGGCTCGCCCTCGGCGGCCAGGACCTCGTCCTGACGCCCGGGGATGTCGTCGAGTTCGACACCCGCACCCCGCACGGGGTGGCGAACGCCAGCCCCGGTGGACCGGTCGAGTACCTGATCATGTTCGGACCCCAGGGCGAGCGTCCACGGCCGCGCGTCTGGTCGTCGAGGAACTGATGGCAGGAAGGCTGCGGAACGAGTACTTGTGACGAGCCGCGTGCCGCGCTGGTGAGGCGCAACGAGCGAGGTCAATCACGTTCTCAGGAGCCTCGTTGGTCGTCCGTCCTGCCGCGATCGACCTGCCGCACGGACCGGACGCTCTTGGCGTCAGTTGCCCAACGACTTCGCACCTTGGCCCACCGTGTACGGGCACTTCACCTGGCGGCACGACGACGGCGCGGTCGAGCGGATCCACGATGCCCTCCGCGGCCAGGTCCGCCAAGCCGATGACCGCAACGCTGAGCCGAGTGCGGGGTCGATCGATGCGCAGTCGGTCCGCACCGCCGCTACCGCGATGGGGCCAGGCA encodes:
- a CDS encoding helix-turn-helix transcriptional regulator; the encoded protein is MDRAGLAAFLRTRREALQPEDVGLPRGRRRRTGGLRREEVAALADMSADYYSRIEQPRGPNPSEQMLASIARGLHLSLEQRDHLFQLAGYAAPRRVRRSDHINPGLMRILDRLEDTPAQVVNQVGETLRQTPLAVALLGEETALTGRAKSAHYRWFTDPASRTLYPESDHARQSQLLVADLWGAYARDGKDSLVADLVEALRAESADFSLRWNEHPVLGPYCGPKRFLHPKVGPLELHCQTLVDPDQSQRLLVFTAEPGTEDYATLELLSVVGQT
- a CDS encoding helix-turn-helix domain-containing protein, with the protein product MAVDDVDGTLAAMGPRLRAAREHYGATLAGVSFATGISTSTLSRIETGRRKPTLEVLLHLSKEYGVSLDELAGTAPGTGAEPRATTPLSFGDGKAVLPLTRYVGGLHAHKHVLPALENPPARPRQVSHDGHEWLCVLYGRLWLALGGQDLVLTPGDVVEFDTRTPHGVANASPGGPVEYLIMFGPQGERPRPRVWSSRN
- a CDS encoding alpha/beta fold hydrolase, encoding MPAILIYGVPDTHRVWDGVRHHLTRTDVEAWDLPGFGAPLPPGFECSKEEYVTWLIERLEEVGGPVDLVGHDWGCILTARVASLRPDLVSTWAGGNGPVSDQYIWHPLAQIWQDPVEGDRYMDELEPMSLAQDLVAGFDVPIESAEEMVSHIDGPMKDSILKLYRSALTVGKEWEPGLAHVTAPALVFWGVLDPAVPIEFGEKLGPALRASQVVKLDCNHWTVLQRPGEVAAALEGHWMQPND
- a CDS encoding carboxymuconolactone decarboxylase family protein, with the protein product MDSRLDYFGNPLAGKVLKHINSAGKVASESGLPFATQELVKIRASQINGCGFCTDMHTKDAAAGGETPDRLNLVAAWREATVFTEAERAALELAEQGTRIADAASGVTDEAWANAANHYDNEQLVALISLIAIINAYNRINVINQQPAGSYQPGQFG
- a CDS encoding SDR family oxidoreductase; protein product: MKKLSAVSVPDLHGKIAVVTGASDGIGLRLAERLALAGAEVVLPMRSATKGAAALDRIRAAAPEARVSSRVLDLSSLSSVAALADTLLAEGRPINLMVNNAGVMAPATRHESVDGFELQFATNHLGHMALTGRLMPLLRAGKARVTTVTSSAARTSKINWGDLESVKNYSPVRSYGASKLANLLFALELDRRSRVAAWGVVSNAAHPGTTLTNLYASGPNLGRAKPAPHEAIMKRLAKWGMFVHSAEAGMLPPLFALTSPQARGGVLYGPDGFGQFTGSPTQLALYKSARSAADAERLWQVSERLTGVSFEAAV
- a CDS encoding alpha/beta fold hydrolase; translation: MQPEPTAELRHRTVEAPAGRLHLVEQGTGPLVLLVHGFPESWYSWRHQLPALAAAGYRAVAIDVRGYGRSSKPQATDGYRMLDLVEDNAAVVRALGEENAVLIGHDWGSNIAAASALLHPEVFRAVGLLSVPYAPPGGPRPTDVFGQIGGPEQEFYVSYFQEPGRAEAEIEPDIRGWLAGFYAALSADTMPAEGEPDPHFVTRGGRLRDRFPAGVLPAWLSEDDLDVYAGEFERTGLTGALNRYRNMDRDWEDLAPHRGAPIKQPSLFVGGALDASTTWMADAIDAYPTTLPALSASYLLDGCGHWIQQERPNEVNSLLTDWLATLQD